In the genome of Terriglobales bacterium, one region contains:
- a CDS encoding type II toxin-antitoxin system VapB family antitoxin, whose translation MPTNLDINDRLIEEAQKLGHHRTKKETVTAALEEYIRRRKQQAILSLFNSIEYDKDYDYKRERRTKHC comes from the coding sequence GTGCCCACCAATCTTGACATTAACGATCGTTTGATTGAAGAGGCGCAGAAACTAGGACATCACCGCACCAAGAAGGAAACAGTCACCGCCGCGCTGGAGGAATACATCAGGCGCCGCAAACAACAGGCAATTCTCTCGCTGTTCAATTCCATTGAGTACGACAAAGATTACGATTACAAGCGCGAGCGCAGAACCAAGCACTGCTGA